In the Raineyella fluvialis genome, AAGCCCTTGGCGAGGGCGTGGTCGTCGAGGCAGGCCTGGCGCCACCCCTTGTCGGCGAGCTGGATCGCGTACGGCAGTGTCGCGTTGGCCAGCGCCCAGGTGGAGGTGTTCGGGACCGCGCCGGGCATGTTCGCCACGCAGTAGAACGTGGAGCCGTGCACCTGGTACGTCGGGTCGTCATGGGTGGTCGGACGCGAGTCCTCGAAGCAGCCGCCCTGGTCGATGGCCACGTCGACGAGCACCGAGCCCGGCTTCATCCGGGAGACCATCTCGTTCGTCACCAACTTGGGCGTCTTCGCTCCGGGGATGAGCACGGTGCCGATCACCATGTCGGCCGCCAACACCTGTTCGCGGACGGCGAGGGCAGTCGAGGTGATCCCCTGGACCCGGTTGCCGTAGCGCCAGAACGTCATCCGCAGCTTGTCGAGGTCGGTGTCCAGGACGGTGACGTTGGCGCCCATGCCGAGAGCCACGTTCGCCGCGTTCTGGCCGGCGACGCCGCCACCCAGCACGACGACCTTGGCGTTCTGTACGCCGCCGACGTCACCCATCAGGACACCGCGGCCGCCGTACGGCTTCATCAGCGCGTGGGCGCCGACCTGCGGGGCGAGGCATCCTGCCACCTCCGACATGGGGTAGAGCAGGGGGAGCATTCCGCTGGAGAGCTGCACGGTCTCGTAGGCGATCGCGGTCGTGCCGGCGGCCAGCAGCGCCTCGGTCT is a window encoding:
- the ald gene encoding alanine dehydrogenase; its protein translation is MRISVPAEVKNNEYRVAITPAGVHEFVRRGHEVFVQAGAGTGSSFSDADYAAQGASIIDGAEATWAAGEMVMKVKEPTPQEYGLLREDMVLFTYLHLAADRPQTEALLAAGTTAIAYETVQLSSGMLPLLYPMSEVAGCLAPQVGAHALMKPYGGRGVLMGDVGGVQNAKVVVLGGGVAGQNAANVALGMGANVTVLDTDLDKLRMTFWRYGNRVQGITSTALAVREQVLAADMVIGTVLIPGAKTPKLVTNEMVSRMKPGSVLVDVAIDQGGCFEDSRPTTHDDPTYQVHGSTFYCVANMPGAVPNTSTWALANATLPYAIQLADKGWRQACLDDHALAKGLNTSAGLLTCRPVAEAFDVESVAVQYVLTA